The following are encoded together in the Juglans microcarpa x Juglans regia isolate MS1-56 chromosome 2D, Jm3101_v1.0, whole genome shotgun sequence genome:
- the LOC121250782 gene encoding LOW QUALITY PROTEIN: pentatricopeptide repeat-containing protein At1g73710 (The sequence of the model RefSeq protein was modified relative to this genomic sequence to represent the inferred CDS: inserted 1 base in 1 codon) codes for MLLLHSYSYSSNSREFTQESLHNSMHNLSLLPNLHSPFKTRAFLGFNVHDPRLAKRQQRPLHHVVPSHQALDTMVSSHAHQQNLGVSRVLLGFKLQCHSRALAPPAQSSSLNGRKKKYGGVLPSILRSLDSENDIEKTLNSYGGNLNPKEQTVILKEQIRWERVIRVFEWFKSQKAYVPNVIHYNVVLRALGRAQKWDELRLCWIEMANKGILPTNNTYGMLVDVYGKAGLVKESLLWIKHMRQRGLFPDEVTMNTVVRVLKDAKEFDRADRFYRDWCVGRVELDDLDLDSIVESVDGGSALISIKHFLSTELFKTGGRISAPKVRSAYDVENSVRKPRLTSTYNTLIDLYGKAGRLKDAADVFAEMLKSGVAMDTITFNTMIFTCGSHGNLSEAELLLTKMEERGICPDTKTFNIFLSMYADAGQIDAALQCYRKIREVGLFPDSVTHRAVLHILCERNMVQDVETVLLEMERSGLRVDEHSIPGVVKMYINEGLLDQAKSTFEKSQSNGGLSSKTRGAIIDAYAEKGLWAEAEAVFFCKRDLIGQKKDVLEYNVMVKAYGKAKLYDKALSLFKDMKNYGTWPDECTYNSLIQMFAGGDLVEQARELLAEMQAMALKPHCSTFSAVIACYARLGQLSDAVGVYQEMVRVGVPSNEVVYGSLINGFAESGRVEDALQYFCQMEESGILVNQVVLTSLIKAYGKVGNLEGAKAIYERIKDLESGPDIIASNSMINLYADLGMVFEAKLLFEDLRDKGWADGVSFATMMFLYKNLGMFDEAIDVAEEMKESGLLRDCTSYNKVMACYATNGQLRECGELLHEMITRKLLPDTGTFKVLFTVLKKGGFPIEAVTQLELSYQEGKPYARQAVITSLFSLVGMHAFAIESCEILAKADVVLDSSVYNAAIYAYGVFGEIDKALNIFMKMQDEDLEPDLVTFINLVGCYGKAGMLXGVNRIYSQLKFGEIEPSESLFKAIIDAYKNANRHDLANLVNQEMRFVSGSQLSSESITEDESDGLQQASDSETIDEYDEIYSGL; via the exons aTGCTGCTGCTCCACAGTTACAGCTACAGTTCTAACTCCAGAGAATTTACTCAAGAAAGTCTCCACAACTCGATGCATAACCTAAGCCTGCTTCCAAACCTTCATTCTCCTTTCAAAACTAGGGCTTTTCTAGGGTTTAACGTACACGACCCTCGCTTAGCAAAAAGACAGCAACGCCCTTTGCACCATGTTGTACCCTCTCACCAGGCCCTTGATACTATGGTAAGTTCACATGCCCACCAACAGAATCTGGGGGTATCTAGGGTTCTACTGGGGTTTAAGCTTCAGTGCCATTCTAGAGCATTAGCTCCCCCAGCACAAAGTTCTTCACTCAATGGTAGGAAAAAGAAGTATGGAGGTGTATTGCCTTCGATTTTAAGGTCATTGGATTCTGAAAATGACATCGAAAAGACCCTTAATTCCTATGGTGGGAATTTGAATCCAAAAGAACAGACTGTTATTCTCAAAGAACAGATCAGATGGGAAAGAGTAATCAGGGTTTTTGAATGGTTCAAGTCGCAGAAAGCGTATGTGCCCAATGTAATTCACTATAATGTTGTGCTTCGAGCATTGGGTAGAGCTCAGAAATGGGATGAGTTGAGGCTTTGTTGGATTGAAATGGCAAACAAGGGCATTTTGCCAACGAATAATACATATGGGATGCTCGTCGATGTGTATGGGAAAGCTGGGCTTGTGAAAGAATCGCTTTTGTGGATTAAGCATATGAGACAGAGGGGACTTTTTCCGGATGAAGTTACGATGAATACGGTTGTTCGGGTGTTAAAGGATGCAAAAGAGTTTGATAGGGCTGATAGGTTTTATAGAGATTGGTGTGTTGGGCGGGTTGAGTTGGATGATCTTGATTTGGATTCTATAGTTGAATCTGTAGATGGGGGCTCTGCACTTATTAGTATTAAGCATTTTTTGTCAACTGAACTTTTCAAGACGGGTGGGAGAATTTCTGCTCCAAAAGTTAGGAGTGCTTATGATGTGGAGAATTCTGTTCGGAAGCCAAGACTTACATCCACATATAACACCTTGATTGATTTGTATGGAAAGGCTGGGCGACTTAAAGATGCAGCTGATGTGTTTGCTGAAATGTTGAAGTCTGGGGTGGCAATGGATACCATTACTTTTAACACTATGATCTTTACTTGTGGAAGCCATGGAAATTTGTCAGAGGCAGAACTTTTGCTTACTAAGATGGAAGAAAGGGGCATATGTCCTGACACTAAAACTTTTAACATCTTTCTTTCTATGTATGCTGATGCTGGGCAGATTGATGCAGCTCTCCAGTGTTACAGGAAGATTAGAGAGGTAGGCCTTTTCCCTGATAGTGTTACACACAGAGCTGTGCTTCATATATTATGTGAGAGAAATATGGTTCAAGATGTGGAGACCGTGCTTTTGGAAATGGAGAGATCTGGCTTGCGTGTTGATGAGCATTCTATTCCTGGTGTTGTTAAAATGTATATCAATGAAGGATTGCTTGATCAGgcaaaatccacttttgaaaaGAGTCAATCAAATGGTGGGTTGTCATCAAAGACGCGTGGAGCAATTATAGATGCTTATGCTGAAAAGGGTCTTTGGGCTGAAGCTGAGGCCGTGTTCTTTTGTAAGAGAGATTTGATAGGACAGAAGAAGGACGTTTTGGAATACAATGTCATGGTCAAAGCTTATGGAAAGGCAAAGCTTTATGATAAggccctctctctcttcaaggACATGAAAAATTATGGCACATGGCCAGACGAGTGCACCTATAATTCTCTCATTCAAATGTTTGCTGGAGGTGATCTCGTGGAGCAAGCAAGGGAACTGTTAGCGGAAATGCAGGCAATGGCCTTGAAACCTCATTGTTCAACCTTCTCTGCTGTTATTGCATGCTACGCTCGTCTTGGACAACTTTCTGATGCTGTTGGTGTCTACCAAGAAATGGTAAGAGTAGGAGTACCTTCAAATGAAGTGGTGTATGGATCTCTAATCAATGGATTTGCGGAGTCTGGTAGAGTTGAAGATGCTCTACAATACTTCTGCCAGATGGAAGAATCTGGGATTTTGGTAAATCAAGTAGTGTTGACATCCCTGATTAAGGCTTATGGTAAGGTGGGGAATCTGGAAGGAGCAAAAGCAATCTATGAGAGGATAAAGGATTTGGAGAGCGGTCCAGATATCATCGCGTCAAACAGTATGATCAACCTCTATGCAGATTTAGGGATGGTTTTCGAGGCCAAATTGCTTTTTGAAGATTTGAGGGACAAGGGTTGGGCAGATGGGGTTTCATTTGCAACGATGATGTTCCTTTACAAGAACTTGGGCATGTTCGATGAAGCTATTGATGTTGCAGAGGAGATGAAAGAGTCAGGTTTACTAAGGGACTGTACTTCATATAATAAGGTAATGGCTTGTTATGCCACTAATGGGCAGTTACGTGAGTGTGGTGAATTGTTGCATGAGATGATAACTCGGAAGCTCTTGCCCGATACTGGGACCTTTAAAGTATTATTCACTGTATTGAAGAAGGGAGGTTTTCCGATTGAAGCAGTAACACAGCTAGAGTTATCTTACCAGGAAGGAAAACCTTATGCTCGACAAGCTGTCATCAcctcacttttctctttagtGGGTATGCATGCTTTTGCAATTGAGTCCTGCGAAATCTTAGCAAAAGCTGATGTGGTTCTTGATTCTTCTGTCTACAATGCTGCTATATACGCTTATGGGGTATTTGGGGAAATTGACAAGGCTTTGAACATATTCATGAAAATGCAGGATGAGGACCTGGAACCCGACCTTGTAACATTTATAAATCTGGTAGGTTGTTATGGAAAAGCTGGTATGC GGGGTGTGAACCGGATTTACAGCCAACTAAAATTTGGAGAGATTGAGCCCAGTGAATCCTTGTTTAAGGCGATAATTGATGCATATAAAAATGCCAACAGACATGACCTTGCTAATTTGGTTAACCAAGAGATGAGGTTTGTTTCCGGCTCCCAACTATCATCTGAGTCTATAACCGAAGATGAGTCAGATGGCTTGCAACAAGCATCTGATTCTGAAACCATAGATGAATATGATGAAATTTATTCAGGTCTTTAG
- the LOC121250294 gene encoding secretory carrier-associated membrane protein 1-like, with translation MSRYDSNPFDEEVNPFADSAGRGKGSGQSNYGGGAFYMPNPGSVPPATSRLSPLPHEPYDRGATIDIPLDNAKDLKSKEKELQAKETELKRREQELKRREDAIARAGIVIEEKNWPPYFPIIHHDIANEIPVHLQRIQYVAFTTYLGLVLCLLWNIVAVTTAWIKGEGPTIWFLAIIYFISGVPGAYVLWYRPLYRAMRTDSALKFGWFFLSYVIHIAFCIFAAVAPPIIFKGKSLTGILPAIDVLSGHALVGIFYLVGFALFCIESLLSIWVIQQVYMYFRGSGKAAEMRREAARGTMMAAL, from the exons ATGAGTCGCTACGATTCCAATCCTTTCGACGAGGAGGTCAATCCCTTCGCG GATTCGGCAGGTCGAGGGAAAGGATCAGGCCAATCAAACTATGGTGGAGGTGCATTTTATATGCCA AATCCTGGAAGTGTTCCTCCTGCAACTTCAAGGCTTTCACCCCTCCCACATGAACCTTATGACCGTGGTGCTACAATTGATATTCCTCTTGATAATGCAAAG GATTTGAAATCAAAGGAGAAGGAACTCCAGGCTAAAGAAACTGAGTTGAAAAGGAGAGAACAG GAATTAAAGCGGAGGGAAGATGCTATAGCAAGAG ctgGAATTGTTATAGAGGAGAAAAACTGGCCCCCATATTTTCCTATTATCCATCATGACATTGCAAATGAAATACCTGTCCATCTACAAAGAATTCAGTACGTTGCCTTCACAACATATTTGG GTTTGGTTTTGTGTCTTTTGTGGAATATCGTTGCAGTTACCACGGCTTGGATAAAAGGCGAAG GGCCGACAATTTGGTTTCTTGCTATCATATACTTCATATCAGGGGTTCCTGGAGCTTATGTGTTGTGGTACCGCCCTCTTTATCGTGCTATGAG GACTGATAGTGCTCTGAAGTTTGGTTGGTTTTTCTTGTCTTATGTG ATACATATTGCCTTCTGCATCTTTGCTGCAGTTGCTCCTCCAATTATTTTCAAAGGGAAATCTCTCAC AGGTATTTTGCCTGCAATTGACGTGTTAAGCGGTCATGCCTTGGTTGGg ATATTCTACCTTGTTGGATTTGCCTTGTTCTGCATAGAATCATTACTAAGTATCTGGGTTATTCAG CAAGTATACATGTATTTCCGGGGCAGTGGCAAGGCTGCTGAGATGAGGCGCGAGGCGGCAAGAGGGACCATGATGGCAGCACTATAA